One genomic window of Aethina tumida isolate Nest 87 chromosome 3, icAetTumi1.1, whole genome shotgun sequence includes the following:
- the LOC109599806 gene encoding vacuolar protein sorting-associated protein 33A has protein sequence MSAHLQGGKVDVSLIQTFARKNLLNLLEKCPGKKAIVWDNSLAGPVGLVAQYRILREHSVTKMYPLRDTPLPESDVDHVIFISRPKLQLMDYISQNVYADCKTRSGSKKSYHLFFVPKKSLLCIERLKHNRVLGNLILIEEFRCQLFPFDCDVMSMEIPEVFREYTLENDPTYLYQIAQAIIFLQKIYGPIPKVWGKGVAAKQVWNLVNRLQREDDKKSEDNKTNITSCIDQILLIDRSIDLITPLATQLTYEGLIDEIFGINNSTANFPIENFLSAEERTSESLNEDKKQLILNSADRLFADLRDKNFNAVGGHLSKQAKAISSQMERMAHDKSVHEMKLYVQRLPQMLAQKTSLAHHTAIAECIKEVTDSYEFLETLQTEQEFLNCIEVDKPCGHIEDMIAQMQPLVKVLRLMCLQSVASSGLKPKVLEGYKKDLVQVYGLEALLAISKLEKVGLLKLQSGTRQYTVLRKALRLTVEDTSELNPKDISYVHSVYAPLSVRICERAAGTGAGGRAHLQDVLGLLPGPTVDETLPVNPSNGTSDSPSVVLVFFIGGCTFAEISALRFLSQQEDSNVEFVVATTKLINGDTFLNTIIEK, from the exons ATGTCCGCCCACTTGCAAGGCGGAAAAGTGGACGTTTCTCTCATACAGACTTTCGCCAGGAAAAACTTGTTGAATCTCCTGGAAAAATGTCCAGGCAAGAAGGCTATTGTATGGGACAATTCTTTGGCTGGCCCAGTTGGACTGGTAGCTCAATATCGAATACTCAGGGAACATTCAGTTACTAAAATGTACCCTCTAAG GGACACACCCCTGCCTGAGTCCGATGTCGACCATGTCATATTTATATCCAGGCCTAAGTTGCAGCTTATGGATTATATATCGCAGAACGTGTATGCGGATTGTAAGACGAGGTCTGGGTCTAAAAAGTCTTATCATTTGTTTTTTGTACCCAAAAAGAGCCTTTTGTGTATTGAACGGTTAAAACACAACCGAGTCCTTG gtAATTTGATACTTATTGAAGAGTTTCGTTGTCAGTTATTCCCCTTTGATTGTGATGTAATGTCCATGGAGATTCCCGAAGTGTTCAGAGAATACACATTGGAGAATGACCCtacttatttatatcaaattgcCCaagctataatatttttgcaaaAGATATACGGACCAATTCCAAAAGTTTGGGGCAAAG GTGTAGCAGCCAAACAGGTGTGGAACCTCGTCAACAGACTACAAAGAGAGGACGACAAGAAGAGTGAAgacaacaaaacaaacataACCAGCTGCATAGACCAAATTCTATTAATAGACAGAAGCATCGATTTGATCACTCCTTTGGCCACCCAGCTAACATACGAGGGCCTCATAGACGAAATATTCGGCATCAACAACTCCACAGCCAACTTCCCAATAGAAAACTTCCTGAGCGCCGAAGAGCGCACCAGCGAGTCCCTGAACGAGGACAAGAAACAGTTGATTTTGAACTCCGCCGATCGTTTGTTTGCCGACTTGAGGGATAAGAATTTCAATGCGGTGGGTGGCCACCTGTCGAAGCAGGCGAAAGCTATTAGTTCGCAGATGGAACGTATGGCGCACGACAAGTCGGTGCACGAGATGAAGCTGTATGTGCAGAGGCTGCCCCAGATGCTTGCGCAGAAGACCAGCCTGGCACATCACACCGCAATTGCCGAGTGCATTAAAGAA GTGACTGACAGTTACGAATTTCTGGAGACTTTACAAACGGAGCAAGAGTTTTTGAACTGTATAGAAGTGGACAAGCCTTGTGGCCACATAGAAGACATGATTGCCCAAATGCAGCCACTGGTAAAAGTCTTGCGATTGATGTGTTTGCAATCAGTGGCAAGTTCTGGTCTTAAGCCTAAAGTTCTGGAGGGTTACAAGAAAGATTTGGTCCAG GTGTATGGTTTGGAAGCTTTACTGGCAATATCTAAACTAGAAAAAGTCGGCTTGTTAAAGCTACAATCAGGCACCAGGCAGTACACAGTTTTAAGAAAA GCCTTGCGATTGACAGTGGAAGACACCTCAGAGCTAAATCCAAAGGACATCAGCTACGTGCATAGCGTGTACGCCCCCCTGAGCGTCCGGATATGTGAACGTGCAGCCGGAACCGGGGCTGGAGGACGTGCCCATCTTCAAGACGTCCTCGGACTACTGCCCGGACCAACGGTGGACGAAACATTGCCCGTCAACCCTTCCAATGGCACGTCTGACTCACCTTCTGTTGTTCTTGTGTTCTTTATTGGCGGGTGCACTTTTGCTgag ATTTCGGCGTTACGTTTTCTATCGCAGCAAGAAGACTCCAACGTTGAGTTTGTGGTGGCAACAACAAAACTTATAAACGGGGACACATTTTTGAACACTATCattgaaaaatag
- the LOC109607543 gene encoding uncharacterized protein LOC109607543 isoform X2, producing the protein MRCGFIVLLVLCLYLGMQVEANCCRSCGSCRSSSCGNCGQSCATCETSECRSSCRQSCGGDCTEDIDCNGDCDKESVVPVPIYNEGEGVQNTNQQNNSVDFTADLTITNTVNNENIIHTPVHVNASMVNNIEIKGGNSSRAAPSIIPFPFPFPMYMPSSQPCSTPDRPCVAPNPPCPGPACPTPQTPCQGPVCSTPQTPCQGPTCPTQQQPCSGGACQTATQTCTGWGCISPWINYNQRCSGGGCYAVNQCQNGGCYPWQMQYSGGYGRK; encoded by the exons ATGAGGTgtggttttattgttttgctgGTGTTGTGCCTTTATTTGGGCATGCAAGTTGAGGCAAACTGCTGTAGGTCTTGTGGCAGCTGCAGATCTAGCTCGTGTGGAAACTGCGGACAATCTTGTGCCACCTGTGAGACATCAGAATGCAGAAGCAGCTGCAGACAATCTTGTGGAGGTGACTGCACCGAAGACATTGATTGTAACGGTGACTGTGACAAAGAATCAGTAGTACCAGTTCCAATTTATAATGAGGGTGAAGGTGTACAAAACACCAACCAACAAAACAACAGTGTTGACTTCACTGCCGACCTGACCATAACTAACACTGTGAACAATGAGAACATCATCCACACTCCAGTGCATGTTAATGCCTCCATGGTGAACAACATTGAAATTAAAGGGGGCAACTCCTCAAGGGCTGCACCTTCTATTATTCCATTCCCATTCCCATTTCCGATGTACATGCCAAGTAGTCAGCCATGTTCAACCCCAGACAGac CCTGTGTTGCACCCAACCCACCTTGCCCTGGACCTG cTTGCCCCACACCACAAACACCCTGCCAAGGACCTG tgTGCTCCACACCACAAACTCCCTGCCAAGGACCTA cTTGCCCTACACAGCAACAACCCTGCTCAGGAGGTG cTTGCCAAACTGCAACCCAAACTTGTACTGGATGGG GATGCATAAGCCCTTGGATTAACTACAACCAACGTTGTTCTGGAGGTG gATGTTATGCTGTAAACCAGTGCCAAAATGGAG GTTGCTACCCTTGGCAGATGCAGTACTCAGGAGGCTAtggaagaaaataa
- the LOC109607543 gene encoding uncharacterized protein LOC109607543 isoform X1 has translation MRCGFIVLLVLCLYLGMQVEANCCRSCGSCRSSSCGNCGQSCATCETSECRSSCRQSCGGDCTEDIDCNGDCDKESVVPVPIYNEGEGVQNTNQQNNSVDFTADLTITNTVNNENIIHTPVHVNASMVNNIEIKGGNSSRAAPSIIPFPFPFPMYMPSSQPCSTPDRPCVAPNPPCPGPACPTPQTPCQGPVCSTPQTPCQGPVCSTPQTPCQGPTCPTQQQPCSGGACQTATQTCTGWGCISPWINYNQRCSGGGCYAVNQCQNGGCYPWQMQYSGGYGRK, from the exons ATGAGGTgtggttttattgttttgctgGTGTTGTGCCTTTATTTGGGCATGCAAGTTGAGGCAAACTGCTGTAGGTCTTGTGGCAGCTGCAGATCTAGCTCGTGTGGAAACTGCGGACAATCTTGTGCCACCTGTGAGACATCAGAATGCAGAAGCAGCTGCAGACAATCTTGTGGAGGTGACTGCACCGAAGACATTGATTGTAACGGTGACTGTGACAAAGAATCAGTAGTACCAGTTCCAATTTATAATGAGGGTGAAGGTGTACAAAACACCAACCAACAAAACAACAGTGTTGACTTCACTGCCGACCTGACCATAACTAACACTGTGAACAATGAGAACATCATCCACACTCCAGTGCATGTTAATGCCTCCATGGTGAACAACATTGAAATTAAAGGGGGCAACTCCTCAAGGGCTGCACCTTCTATTATTCCATTCCCATTCCCATTTCCGATGTACATGCCAAGTAGTCAGCCATGTTCAACCCCAGACAGac CCTGTGTTGCACCCAACCCACCTTGCCCTGGACCTG cTTGCCCCACACCACAAACACCCTGCCAAGGACCTG TGTGCTCCACACCACAAACACCCTGCCAAGGACCTG tgTGCTCCACACCACAAACTCCCTGCCAAGGACCTA cTTGCCCTACACAGCAACAACCCTGCTCAGGAGGTG cTTGCCAAACTGCAACCCAAACTTGTACTGGATGGG GATGCATAAGCCCTTGGATTAACTACAACCAACGTTGTTCTGGAGGTG gATGTTATGCTGTAAACCAGTGCCAAAATGGAG GTTGCTACCCTTGGCAGATGCAGTACTCAGGAGGCTAtggaagaaaataa
- the LOC109599818 gene encoding U-scoloptoxin(05)-Sm1a encodes MAYLLVVAGFVALFSVSSAIECYQCSAGKSIDCSDVMVHMGALEPQSCDNVFEAQYCVKSTSLDEGIGPKRFCSSVDLGNYCNYVRQPGDILTYRSCVYTCSTDGCNSSSPLVACSVLHFIIFMAAVAICR; translated from the exons ATGGCCTATTTACTGGTCGTCGCCGGCTTTGTAGCACTTTTTTCAGTCT CATCCGCAATAGAATGTTATCAATGTTCAGCTGGAAAGTCCATCGATTGTTCCGACGTGATGGTCCACATGGGCGCTCTGGAGCCGCAAAGCTGCGATAACGTCTTCGAGGCCCAATACTGCGTCAAATCCACCAGCCTCGATG AAGGAATTGGCCCCAAACGATTTTGTTCGTCCGTCGACCTGGGTAACTATTGTAACTACGTGCGACAACCTGGAGACATTTTGACGTACAGGAGCTGCGTCTATACATGTTCCACGGATGGCTGCAACTCCTCCTCACCTTTAGTTGCTTGTAGTGTcctccattttattatttttatggctGCTGTGGCCATTTGTAGATAA